The Sander lucioperca isolate FBNREF2018 chromosome 4, SLUC_FBN_1.2, whole genome shotgun sequence DNA segment tacagccttcctcatctctccacctgacatctctacagccttcctcatctctccacctgacatctctacagccttcctcatctctcacCTTACacctctacagtcttcctcatctcccacctgacatctctacagtcttcctcatctctcccacctgacatctctacaaccttcctcatctctccacctgacatctctacagtcttcctcatctctcccacctgacatctctacagccttcctcatctctccacctgacatctctacagccttcctcttctctccacctgacatctctacagccttcctcttctctccacctgacatctctacagtcttcctcatctctcccacctgacatctctacagccttcctcttctctccacctgacatctctacagtcttcctcatctctcccacctgacatctctacagccttcctcttctctccacctgacacctctacagtcttcctcatctctcccacctgacatctctacagtcttcctcatctctccacctgacatctctacagccttcctcatctctccacctgacatctctacagccttcctcatctctcacCTTACacctctacagtcttcctcatctcccacctgacatctctacagtcttcctcatctctcccacctgacatctctacagccttcctcatctctccaccttaCATCTCTAcaaccttcctcatctctccacctgacatctctacagtcttcctcatctctcccacctgacatctctacagccttcctcttctctccacctgacatctctacagccttcctcttctctccacctgacatctctacagccttcctcttctctccacctgacatctctacagccttcctcttctctccacctgacatctctacagccttcctcatctctcccacctgcaGAAGCAGaactccacctgaggagcggtcggctcggtgcctctcaaaatctgacgaaaatcttttaaactgacctttgatgatcaaaaaaaaaaaaaaaaacccagacagattcagcaactgcacagcttatttcttgcttaaaatgttttcagaaacacgtttcggtgaactattttagtaaaatacgagattgtagtctgaacgagacgccattagagtcggttttgaaattcgggagcagccagacccacgtgacgcgttcgtccaatcagctgccacgTGTTGCGTTCATCCTGCTCGTCAGTGCTGAAAGCGGGCACTACGGCAGtgagtggttagtgcacattagcAGCGTGCTGACGGACCGTGCGAcccacacacgctccgaaccgagacaagcgaaccgagcggttcggatgttttttcatgaactgtACCACCCCTAGTAGTgacccttaaaaaaaaaaaaaaaaaacgtgttctATTCTATTAAAGAACACAAAaccactttttttcttaaagttaAGAAGCATGAAGAGACAGAGAATGGTGACACGTCTGGCCACAGCGTCTGATGGTTAACTTTTATAAACCCTAACTTAACGCTGCCGACTCACCGCCGCCGGTTTCTTCATTAGGCTGACTGCCGACACCTCCTGAGCTTTCTTCTTCTtgtccttcttcttctccttgtCGCCGTACGTGCCTTTCACCTTGGCGATGACCTCGGAGTCAGTCTTCGCGTACTGTATCCTCTGGAAAACAACGGGGaacaaagcagaatttggcagatttgccgactttgagactcagaaactCCCCCAAAAGCAGAGAGTGAGTTTTAGTATTctggctgtgaaacaggttgctggTAAAAACACGTCATCATtgtttttgcttgatttgctaaaatTCTATGATTGCTAAAAGGAACTTTCTTGCTGACTTTTGTAAGGCtttatgtcaacaaaaatgtctgtaaatgctacaatttcttttttttaagtcacaAAAATATcggaaaatacaacaaaaatgacaaagatatttgactttttccatTGACacaaaagcatgtcaataaactatacatgtctgttAAAAACAGCCAGCGTTCCACTACAAAGAAAACTGTCTGAGTGATGGGTGTTTGAACGGGCTGTCACTACCCGGTCtaagtcgagtgcagatgtgagttgcgcatgctcagatttaaacgttTTAAGACATAACGCCAAGGGATCCGGATCCGgcaaacgttgtagctatctatgattgtttgattgctaacgttagctcaaaacgccattcaagtgacagcctttgctgtgtttgattgctaacttgtagccagcagtgaaccaaCTTCGTTATGCAGgtacatttttattgtattgacattacagaagtctcttgTTAGCAGGTTCTCGGAGGCTACTTCAGCCTCTGatctagaactgacatcagggatcatgccgtgaaaatgtgatgccatacgctataaaataaataactgctATGTAATATACCCATCTCATTATTCTGTGgctaacagcaaaacagatCTGCGTGAAATCTGGTCATTGTAGCAAAGTGACGcgtgcgcaactcacatctgcactcgactcacatcgggtggTGACACGGGGTTAACAAACACAGCGTCAGGGTTCCTACCATGGGCTTGTTGTAGAACGGGAAGCCCTGAAGTTGCCTCAGTGCGTTGGTGGCGCCGGCGAGCTCTTTGAAGACGACAAAGGCCTGTCCCCTCATCTTCGCCGTCTTCATGGCCACGATGTCGATTATCTGACCGAACTGAGAGAAGAGCGCGTAGAGCGAGCGCTTCAACTCTGCCAGAGGAAAGACCAGAAGCAGAATATATCGTTAACACATCACAGAGGCTGGAACCAGAGGAATCTGATTGGTATTATAcaggaagactgacagctctacGGAGTACAATGgttctttttttagtttatatatacacacacacacacacacacacacacacacacacgatatgTGAATAAATGCACTTACCTTCTTTCTTGACTTTATCATTGATATTGTTGATGTAAATAGTGTGATTTGGTCGGATATCCATGGTGGCGTCTGACCAAACAGAAAGAGAGCACGTTAACATCTTCATTTACAGaaatccttttttgtttttcaagcttagcgagacacacacacacacacacacagtctcactatctttgtggggacccgtcattgacataatgcattccctagccccttaccctaaccttaaccatcaccacttaatgcctaaccctaacccttaccctcaccctaaccataacctaattctaaccctaatcctaaaaccaagtcttaaccctcaaacagacctttaaacttgtggggtccagcattttggccccacaaagctgtccggaccctacaagtatactgtattcccagtttttggaccccacgaatatagttaaacaagaacacacacacacacacacacacacacacacacctgttcaaAAGCTATGAATCTGctgtaatattgatgtttttcttctctctttccttcaaTAATAATCTACttgaacagaaatgtattgtctaaatgtaaaaaactaaataacatCTATTCATAAAGATGATCAATTCTGTCTGAACATAATACGTAAAAACTTcgtctttggtgtttttaaatggctaatatactatatactatactacgtTAAGCAATATCTTGTATGTAGAAATCCCAAATAGATTCAATATTCAGGTACAATCAGACACACAATAGAGAGAGAAAACCTACTGTAAGATATTtaataatgtattaaaaatTGTACATAATTTCCCATAAAGCCCTTCCTGTCAACCAGCATTGGGTTTGTTTTGTAGACGAGAGCTTGAAGAACAAAAACCTTTGTTTTATATCTGTTTTATACCTATTATTTACTACCAACAGGTAGGCTAACGCTACTAGCTAGGTTGAATGGGATATGAACTATGCCCAGAAAGCCTCAATAAAACTGCTATTATCGCATAAATCCCCACAAAGAAGCGTCTAACTGGAGCTAACGCAACACTAACGATGTTACCATTACCATGTCCCATTTCGATAGTTTGTTTAACGTTTTGGTGAGGTTTAATGCTCAGTTTAAGCTAATATTAGCATACGTGACGTTAGCTCAACGCAGGCTCATTCACAACGTTAGCCTAGCATcagttagctaactagctattTAGCTAACTGTTTCTTGTGTTTTTCAGTAGTGTGACGCAGTTGTATCTGATATAAACACCCTCTTTACGCGTGTATAATCTGTCCCCAGCGCCCCAGTAAAACTACAGACGGATAAATATAAAGGCAAAGCTGCATGCTGTGTAAATATTAAACTCACCTCCTCTCCACACCGCTCATATAAAACAGGATGCGCCGGTTGCTGTTTTTAACGAGCCGTGCCCTCTAGCGCCCCCAGCAGGCCGGGAGGTGGAACTACAGGCCGAATTTCACATGTTTACACCTGATAAATCAGTGAGCTCCTCTAAAGGAGCTTGCTGCTCCAACAAATACCAAAAAACTCCAACATTATAAAGTTGGCAACGGTTGGCAATTGTCAGTTGGTCTTTATAATAAAAACCAACTGCCAGTCCACACTGCCCAGACAGTAACAGACAAGACTGACTTTTGTCACCTAGTCCTACCTTTTCTTATTTCAGTTTTGGTTTAATATAACATGGATGAAGTGGAGATCTTGTTGAATGTGGCCAAAGTAGTTGTGGTCTACCTGGCCTGTAAAGCTGCTAGCCGTGTACAGGAGAGAAGGCAATCAAGACGAGCCAGGAGGAGACTGTGGTGTAAACCTTGGATATTGCGACATGCTG contains these protein-coding regions:
- the snrpb2 gene encoding U2 small nuclear ribonucleoprotein B'' isoform X2, producing the protein MDIRPNHTIYINNINDKVKKEELKRSLYALFSQFGQIIDIVAMKTAKMRGQAFVVFKELAGATNALRQLQGFPFYNKPMRIQYAKTDSEVIAKVKGTYGDKEKKKDKKKKAQEVSAVSLMKKPAAGSTAPVNSAAVQVVDNPPNYILFLNNLPEETNEMMLSMLFNQFPGFKEVRLVPGKHDISFVEFESETQAGVAKDALQGFRITATCAMKITYAKK
- the snrpb2 gene encoding U2 small nuclear ribonucleoprotein B'' isoform X1, with amino-acid sequence MSGVERDATMDIRPNHTIYINNINDKVKKEELKRSLYALFSQFGQIIDIVAMKTAKMRGQAFVVFKELAGATNALRQLQGFPFYNKPMRIQYAKTDSEVIAKVKGTYGDKEKKKDKKKKAQEVSAVSLMKKPAAGSTAPVNSAAVQVVDNPPNYILFLNNLPEETNEMMLSMLFNQFPGFKEVRLVPGKHDISFVEFESETQAGVAKDALQGFRITATCAMKITYAKK